From Triticum aestivum cultivar Chinese Spring chromosome 7B, IWGSC CS RefSeq v2.1, whole genome shotgun sequence:
ACACCGAGGCCGAGTTCTTCCTCCACGCAGTGTTCGGTGTAGGGCTCGACCAGATCGCGCCGAACCTGATGTTGGGAGGGCCACCTCCGGTGGGCGCCATGAAAGCCAACCTCGATGAGGTGACATGGCGCATCGTCGCGGAGTTTGGCCTTCAAGAAGTCGGCCACATCAGGTGTGTAAAAGATCCATTCAACGATTGCTCCCCTTCACCATTTCAAATTGCAATACACTTGGATTGGATAGAGGCAAGTTGGTACTGAAAATCCATATGCTTCCGGTTTATTCTCGTTGCAGGGCTATCCAGAACACAGTTGGTGGGTTCGCTAGGCCAAAGATAGACCTGAGCGCCAGCAACTTTGCAAGGGTGATGGACCAAGCATTTGGTTACCATTTGGACCCTCCTTTCGACCCCTACATCGACAGCCGCAACTTCCTGCTGGCGTGCTACGTGATCCCCTACCTGGGCATCAACGGCTACACCGGCACCAACCCCATCATCGACGGCTACGAGACTAAACACGTAACCAAATCCACCATCCAACATCGTCTCCATGCACATGGGCATTGAAACCTGCAAGTTACACACAAGTTGAGTTGAGGCCACTGTATTTGCTGCAGCTTCTTGCAGGGTTGCTAGCCGTGGAGGCGGGGCAGGACGCGGCCTTCCGCGCGCTGCTCTTCGAGCGCAAGAGCGAGACGGTGCCGCCCTACAAGGGGATCACGGTGGCAGAGTTCACCGACCGCATCTCCGCGGCGAGAAACCAGCTGGGGAAATGCGGGGTGAAGGACGAGGGGCTCACCGTGCCGCCCGAGCTTGGCGCGGAGGGCAGGATCTGCACCAACGTGCTCTCCGCCGACAGGGACTCGCTCTCCTACGCCCGCACGCCGGAGGAGCTGCTCAGCATCCTGTACCTCACCGGCGACGAGCACGTGCCCGGTGGCTTCTTCCCGGAGGGCGCGAACGGGAAGATAGCACGGGAGTTTCTTCGCAAGCCGTTTGCAGCTGGGGATAACAAGGCGCCAGCAAATTAAGTAGGCCCGCATGAGTGATTGCAGCGTCAATCATCGGCCTGAATGAATAATAATGTAAATAGTGTGTGGATGGCATGCTCGATGGAATAAGATGGACAGTGTTTGTGCGGCTTCTGAGGTCTTAGAAATTGAAGCGTTGCGCAGGCTGCACATTATTTGTTCGAAACTGAATTGCAAAACAGAAGCCGGAGCGTAAGAAATTGGCTTAAACCTCTACGAATTTGCGGCAGAACGTACATTCATATGTTATGGATTTTGCTAAGTACATGTTTTGCAAGATCAGGAAGTCTGGAGAATTTAATCGAGGAGTTGATACTCATGAAGAGCTTGTATGTTCTACTCATAttatactagtactccctccgtaaagaaatattagagcgtttagatcactattttactgatctaaacactcttatatttctttacagagagagtaGTAAAATTAGGGCTGCATCATCGGTATAATTCCTTCCGTTTAGAATCAAAATTCTGAATTCAACTAGTAACAGATAACCAAAGCAGAATTTAGGCAATGCCAACATGAAAGGATTACTGAATTTGGAACCTAGTACTACTTTATGTAGTGATGATTGCTGATGTAAAGGGAGAAAATCCATTAGAGCTGAACCGTGGGAGGGTGAAAGCGCGTCACCGGAGGGCAaaattttgtgttttgacccttttctgaaaccTATTCGAGATCTGACCCTAGTTTGAAAAAAATTCGAGATTTGACCATTTTGCTACCGCCAGAGTAAATGGCGGTAGGGTGTAACAGCTTACCGCCAGAGACCTTGGCGGTAGAAAACATCCCTACCGCCAAACAGACTGGCGGTAGGCTGTACAACCCTACCGTCAAGGTGCTTGGCGGTAGGCACGAGCACGCACTGTGTTCAATACTTAGCAAGATTTTGcggtagggcatgcaaccctaccgccagggaccttggcggtaggctgttataccctaccgccatggaccctgccggtagcaaaagggtcagatctcaaaaaaaaatcaaactagggtcagatcttgaataggtttcagaaaagggtcaaaacacgaaatttagcctcaCTGGAGTACTATGGTCACAAAGCAGCTGGCAGACTGGAAGTGCAAAGGAGCAACTTGATTGTTGGATGGCTTGTTGGAATTTATGGTGATACATCCATAGCTAGCTCAACACACATTTTTTGTACTAAGTAATCTGCTAATAGGTAAAATATTTCAAAATTTAACGAATATCGTCCCGGTTGCATGAATTCCATCCGTGTTTGTTCAAATCCGGTTTGAAATGAGGCTGGCAGTTGGCTTTCGTGGCGGTGTCCAGACGCGCCCATGGGCATTTGGGATGTCCGATTTCATGTATGGCGATTGAAGATGCCCATAAAACTGGAAGAAAGCATGGGAGAACATCCTGGGGGTGTCTACTTTTCGCTTGAGACCAAGCTCTAGTATTTGCCCATACGATTTCACTGGGGTTGTCATCCTCGATCGATACAGACTCATGGTTGGCTCCAACCAATTCCATACGCAGCTCCTGCGAAAATTACTCTGCGTGGGAACTCGCGCGGATCTCAACTGATTTTGGTTCACTTTATCTTGGGCATCGCTGAAACTTCCAAGGAGAACTCCACTCGGTACCAcaagaaagaaatgttgacaaATTCGAATAGATCTGAGTTTTTCCACCGTAACTATGCTAACATTGCAATACCAAGAACAGAAGAACAAACAATTTGCTCAAATCAGAGAGATTTCTGACATTTTCCTCTTCGCGGCACAGATCTACATCGACACAGCAATCACCGTTACTACAGAGCACTACAGCGGCTAAGCCAATCGAAGAGAGATTTCTGAATTGCTTTTTCTTGGGAGCACAGATCTACATCTACACCATTAGTTCTACAAAGCACGCGTCTCTACGCCTTCTTGTCGGCCTTCTTGGGGGACTTTGCGGTCTTCTTGGGCGACTTGCCCTCCTTGGGCTCCTTCTCCGCCGTCCTCTTGGGGAGCAGCACCGGGTTGATGTTGGGCAACACGCCGCCGTGCGCGATGGTCACGCCGGCCAGCAGCCTCCCGAGCTCCTGGTCGTTCCTCACGGCGAGCAGCAGGTGCCTGGGCACGATGCGGGACTTCTTGTTGTCCTTGGCGGCGTTCCCGGCGAGCTCCAGCAGCTCGGCGGcgaggtactcgaggacggccgCGAGGTAGACGGGGGCGCCCGTGCCGACGCGCTTCGCGTACCGGCCGTTCTTGAGGTAGCGCCCGATGCGGCCGACGGGGAACTGGAGCCCGGCCTTAACGGACCGCGTCACCGACTTCTTCCTGGGCCCGCCAGCCTTGCGCCCCGCCGCGCCCTTCTTCGCCTTCGCTCCGGCTCCGGTGGCTGAGGCGTCCATGTCCGGCCGCTGGTGCTCGCCGGGACGAGGGAGAGTAGGGATTTGGTTGGTGGTTGGGGATTCCACGGAGGTGCGTTCGTCACTgctgtggaagagaggaggagaggctgAGTATTTAAAGGGACGGTGGTGGGCCCGCCGATCCGCGTGCTTGGGCATTCGACGGTTGGATCGTGAGGGAAACGAACGGCTGCGATGTCCTCTGCGTAAAGATATGGATATTCTTTTGCGGGATAAAGATATGGATTGTTGGGACTGAGATCGGGTGACATTGCCGGTGAAATGTACGGTGACATCCCTtcaagagcatcttcagccgcgcccccaAGAACCCCCAAGGCTACTTTTTGTGTGCCGATAATGTAAAAAGGGCAAAAAATGGCCAGTCATGCCCCCAAGCGTCCCCAAGACCTCAAAAAGGCGTCTGCAAACCCAGGCGAAATCCGGCGTGCTTTCGGGGTTGTTGGGGGCGCCAACAAAAGCAATACCCAATCATATTCCCCTACGCGTCCTTTTTCTTGGCCCACGCAATCACTTTTTGCCTCATGATTGTCCTGGGGACACTAACGGCTGGGAAAATATACTCGCGTTTCATCCGACGAAAATGTTTTGCCCCCCAGGACGTGCTATTTTTAGCCCCGCAATTGTCCTGGGGGcctccaacggctggagatgctataAACAATCAACGGGCGGATCAACATGAATAGTGAGCAGCCACTAAACCTCATGAACAGTGCATGACCCGTTGGAGCCCGGCGGATTAGTTGTCGCAAGTTACAGCATGACTCGCCCACGGCCAGTCACTTGGTCCCAGTCCAGATTGTTGTATGTGTTTGTTGGTGGTTTAATCATATCGTGGTTGTTTTTCTCAGATCATCTCCAAAGTGACCCTCAAACCGCCCCCGCCCATTTAGACCGCACGGTTTGGACATGTTTTTTACATCGAGCGCAGGTCTTTATTGTGACGGGCACGACATAGCCCATCAAGGCGTGATTAGTAAACGGGTCATGTTGTGCTCAGGCCCAAGCATGACCCCTTTGCTAATCGGGTTGGCCCACCGGCACTTCAGGCACATAGGCCGACATGTTGTTCGCCCTAATGGATTATTATTTGGTAATTTTGGCCTATTGGGTTGTTTTTAGAccatatatataaataaataataaaaaaagataAACGGGTCATGTAGTACCACCCAGTGTGGCCTATCTTCAGGCCCACGAACAACCTATTTAGGTCGAATGCTAATGGGGTAGCCCAACCTTTGCCCGCGGGTTCCTATATGGCGCATAGGGCGCCGCCGAGCGACCTGGCGCGTTGGGCGTTCGTATGGGCCGGCCCATATCCCGTTTATTTTTCTTTCCGTTTTTTCTTTagttctctttttccttttttttcttttctatttccctttttcttttttctttttcttttttcttttcttgccAAATTCGTGAACATCTTTTTGTATCAATTTCAAAAAATGTGTAAAGATGCTCAACGATTCAATAATGTTCATAAAATTCTTTTTTGTTCATcagattgaaaaaatgttcatcaaatttcaaaatttgGTCATCGAATTCAAAACATGTTCATCAAAGTCTAAATTTGTTCAtcgatttcaaaaattgttcacgaaATTCAAAATTTATTCATCATCCATTTTAAAAATTGTTAagcaaattcaaaatttgttcgtcGGTTTTCAAGATTTGTTCAatgaattcaaaatttgttcatccatttttcaaaaaaaatcttgaaTACAAACTTTGTTCATcaagtttaaaaaatgtttatcatattaaaattttgtttgtcAAGTATAAAAATGTTCACATTATTTAAAAAATTCTCACATAGTTTTGTTCGTCAAAattaaaaatcattaaaattcaaAATATGATCATTATtttgaaatcacgaacattttttacaAAATTCACTTTtgttgaaatttgaaacttttctaAATTACAAATTATTTTGAAGAAAAacgaaaagaaaaaataataaataaacgAACTAAAAAATGGCGCGTTCAGCCCCGCTCATGGGCCGGCCCACAGGGGCGCACGGGAGGGGAGGGGTGCGCTCTGGCATGTTAGCAAGCGCATCACACGCCATATAGGAGCACCCCTTTGCCCTGCCAAAACTAAAACACAATAAGAACACATAGGAATGTGCCCAAAATCTATTGGGGACAAAACATGTGATCTGACAATCTGAATTCAACTAGGCAACGCCAGCATGACAGCATCTACAATCGGACTCCTCAAACGTCCCATCGGACCGCCCGGTCACTGCTTGGACATTGCCCGAGTGGGAGAGATGGAAAAAGCCACCCAACCAGGCACCTCACTTTGTCCCCATATGATCGGGCTATCTGCAAATCCCCGTATCCATATCAAACATGGGGGGGATATGAGGATGTCCGGGAAGTTCTCCATGTGGGATGCGGCCCACTCCGAaccaccttttctctttctttatttgtTTTCTATTTCTCTACGTCTCAACTAATCACACGCATTTGACTGTACAATTTGGGGAGGATGTAGGGGACATGATTCTATACATGCATAAATGAAGGCTTAAAACGGATGCGCCCCATAACTAATCGGGTATGTCCACCAACGTTTGAGGATCAAAATTAGGCCCTCGTTGTCGGTGCTGTGATCTAACCTTTTGCTTAACTTCTTTTTTCCTTCACTCTGGGTTCTGAACTCGTGCGGATCTTTCTAGAGACAACATCTTTGTTACTACTCCGTTTATAGTTTACAAGATGTAGTTTTGGCTGctatcttttttttgcggggaggcTACTACCTTTCATGTGTACTTCCTCTATTCCACTTCGTCAAAAAACTTTCGCTATTTCAATGAATAAGGCATGCATGTTTTTAAAAATCTAACTTTGACTATAACTTAAATtgatagtatatatttttgtgaatTAAAAATTATAACATTGAATACTTGTTTTCGACACGAATTCAATGATATAATACAAATCAAATATAATCCACATTTGATTGGTCTAGTTTATGATCAAAGTTAAATTTTAGGATACGTGCGCGTCTCATTCATccattggaatggagggagtatgttagtaaaagcaaggaaaaaacgtATGTGCTCAAACTATTTTCCATGCCAAATGTGATGGTATGAGTTCTACCAGACGAATCCAAACAGTTTGTATTTTGACCAAAAAATAGTTTTAGTGCTGTACATCAGTTTTTTTGTTCTGAACTCGAGCTTTTGGAGCGGGGACAATGCGCTGTACAGAAATGCTGCAACGTTTGCCGGTCATGCTCTGCGTCGGTGACGGTCACAGTGGCCAAAGGCCCAACCGAGAGACGAGGGTGCCCGTACACCACGGTCCATGGTGATGGATGGGGTTGACGGAGATGAACGCGTGGGAGGTACAGATCCATAGCTATAGCCTCTACCACTTCAGGCACATCGACCCACATGTTGTTCGCCCTGATGGACTATTATTTGGTAATTTCGGCCTACTCGGCTGCTTTTagaccatatactccctccgtttttaaatgtagggtgtatagtttttggcacaaaAATTAAAGAACGCACGTGAAGCCAAAAATTCACAAGTTTTGGGCAAgtttacacctgactaattgacatgagaaaatagaggagcttgcatgatataaggaaatgtaatcaaatcctaaaaaaaattatccaaacgagtgttgcaacgcaatacaccttatattttggattttttttttaaaatctatacaccttatatcaaggaatgaagggagtatataAATAAATGATAATAAAAGATAAATGGGTCATGTAGTGCCACCTAGTGTGCCCTATTTCCAGGCCCACGAACAGCCTATTTAGCTCGAATGCTAATGGGGCAGCCCAATCTTTGTCCGTGGGTTCCTATATGGCGCATAGGGCGCCGCCGAACGACCTGGCGCCTTGGGAGTTCGTATGGGTCGGCCCATATaccgtttatttttctttttgttttttctttagttctctttttcctttttttcttttcggtttccctttttattttctgtttccatttttatattttattattattatttttcttttctttccagattcgtgaacatttttttgtatCGGATTCAAAAAATGTGTAAAGATGCTCAacgattcaaaaaatattcataaaattCCTTTTTTTGTTCATCGGGTTGAAAAGatgttcatcaaaattaaaaaattgttcatcaaattcaaaacatgttcatTAGAGTCAAAATGTGTTCaccaaattcaaaatttgttcattatCCATTTAAAAAATTGTTAACCAAATTCAATATTTgttcatcgattttcaaattttgttctatgAATTCAAAATCTGTTCATCCAttgtttcaaaaaatattcttgaatacaattttgttcatcaagtttaaaaatgttcatcgtattcAAATTTAGTTCGTCAAGTGTAAAAAAATTGTTCATCATTATTTAGAAAATACTCATATAGATTTGTTCGTCCAAAtataaaaatcattaaaattcataatattttcATTATTctgaaatcacgaacatttttttacaaAATTCACTTTtgttgaaatttgaaacttttctaAATTACGAATTATTTTGAagaaaaacaaaaagcaaaaataataaATAAACGAACTAAAAAAATTGGCGCGTTCAACCCCGTTCATGGGCCGGCCGATAGGGGCgcgcgggaggggaggggagcgCGCTAGCATGTTCGCAAAACGCGTCACGCGCCATATAGGAGCACCCCATTTGCCCTGCCAAAACGGAAGTACAATAAGAACACATAGGAATGTGCCCAAAATCTATTGGGGACAAAACATGTGATCTGTGTGATCTGACAATTTGAATTCAACTAGGCAACGCCAGTGTGAGAGCATCTACAGTCAGACTCCTCAAACGTCCCATCGGACCACCTGGTCACTGCTCAGACATTGCTCGAGCGGGAGAGATGGAAAAAGCCACCCAACCAGGCACCTCACTTTGTCCCCATATGATCGGGCTATCCGCAAATCCCCATATCCATATCAAATACGGGGAGGATATGAGAATGTCCGGAAAGCTCTCCATGTGGGATGCGGCCCAGCCCGAaccatcttttctctttctttatcttttctctttctttatcttttctttctgTTTCTCTACATCTCAACTAATCACAAGCATTTGACCGTACAATTTGGGGAGGATGTAGGGGACATGATTCTATACATGCATAAACGAAGGCTTAAAACGGATGCACCCCGTAACTGACCGAGTACGTCCGCGAATGTTTGAGGATCAAAATTAGGCAATCCTGGTTGTCAGTGCTCTGATCTAACCTTTTGCTTAACTTCTTATTTCTTCGCTCTGGGTTCTGAACTCGTGCAGATCTTTCTAGAGACAACATCTTTGTTACTACTCCGTTTATAGTTTACAAGATGTAGTTTTGGCTGctatctttctttttttcttttttacaggGAGGCTGCTACCTTTCATGTGTACTTCCTCTATTCCACTTCGTCAAAAAACTTTCTCTATTCCAATGAATAAGGCACGTATGTTCTTAAAAAACAACTTTTGACTATAACTTAAATtgatagtatatatttttgtgaatTAAAAATTATGACATCGAACACTTCTTTTCGATGTGAATTCAATGATATAATATTAATCCAATATAATTCACATTTGATTGGTCTAATTCATGATCAAAGTTAAATGTTAGGATACGTGCGCGTCTCATTCATccattggaatggagggagtatgttagTAAAAGCAACGAAAAACCGTGTGTGCTC
This genomic window contains:
- the LOC123159876 gene encoding desiccation-related protein PCC13-62; translated protein: MLEPCVKMAVASSHTYAPLLLLFLLACSCRASPGHAVDPTCPPAKASAVAVETLDCGGPRCQPPAPHVPVPVFPYDIDPMQFALNLEYTEAEFFLHAVFGVGLDQIAPNLMLGGPPPVGAMKANLDEVTWRIVAEFGLQEVGHIRAIQNTVGGFARPKIDLSASNFARVMDQAFGYHLDPPFDPYIDSRNFLLACYVIPYLGINGYTGTNPIIDGYETKHLLAGLLAVEAGQDAAFRALLFERKSETVPPYKGITVAEFTDRISAARNQLGKCGVKDEGLTVPPELGAEGRICTNVLSADRDSLSYARTPEELLSILYLTGDEHVPGGFFPEGANGKIAREFLRKPFAAGDNKAPAN
- the LOC123160271 gene encoding histone H2A, with translation MDASATGAGAKAKKGAAGRKAGGPRKKSVTRSVKAGLQFPVGRIGRYLKNGRYAKRVGTGAPVYLAAVLEYLAAELLELAGNAAKDNKKSRIVPRHLLLAVRNDQELGRLLAGVTIAHGGVLPNINPVLLPKRTAEKEPKEGKSPKKTAKSPKKADKKA